A region of the Salvia splendens isolate huo1 chromosome 11, SspV2, whole genome shotgun sequence genome:
aggtgattcgctcaccccaggcgcccccataacccggcccgacatcgctatggaggggttcaaacacggtacctcagcggcccattaggtgggaggaacttacactggtaaccagcacacaaggagccaccacagtggtgaaactcccacactgcggctgccagcattcgatcctgtctgcttagggacaatctaccacccaggaaccaactgagttaagcccgtgcGGGCTAATTCGTACCATCTGCGTTACCAAACACTGGGGATAGTGCAGATATATTGTTACGGACTCATTTCCACATCGATTGTTAGAACAATTAGAgtattcccacatcggttgttaGAACAACTAGAGTgaggtatatagactaaatgagtcATCTCTGATATGTATCACGTATATTGTCAAATTTCAACTAAATAGAGGGGAATTTGCATAAACTTTGGTTGGCCAAAGTGACATTTAAACAAAGCATTCTACATTTAAAACCGCAAACAATTCAAGTACAAGGCATGCCGCATGTGTAATTATTGTTTgaaacaatgttttaaaaaccggaccggcaagcgaaccggcgacgttactggttcacggttcaaccggtccaaccggtcgaaccaccggtctaaccgttttactgttgcaaatatatataaaaatatattaaatttagtaaatgatttacaattaataatatatcacaaaacattaaacttatagataattagtgatgtataaatataaataatattaaaatttagtaaatatattcagatatatatatatatatatatatatatatttaatattagttagtctagataaaaaatttaatatttcatgtattaaaatagataatgtttatattaatttaagaaaatttattttgtaaaataatatataattaaatacgaattaagtacttattaattagtttagataagattattcattaatgtcaatagctagggtatataaattaagtatgtaatataaaaatttaattatagtaaataataaatcttatatggtactaataataatataggtggtaagtagagcatcattaaaatataaaggatgataattatatatattataattaacaatcatattaaagaataataaaattaaaatgaattattagttttttagataaaattaatggttaatgtataaaaatatttaatgttcaaattgttcaatgagcccatgtggtggagtggtagaggtcttcttaactagaagGGAGGTCATAAGTTCAACCTCtatcaacaacaaattttaaaaaattttgaaaaaaaaaaacggtttccggttcacggtccaaccggtccgaccggccggttccaccggttcacagcggttcaatgcagtggtggtttaaaggggtgaaccggatcggactacctaccggttcgcagtccgaccggtcgaaccggccggttcggtccggtttttaaaacattggtttgAAGCCATCTGAAGATTTGGGACAAAACCGTCCGCTGGACATCCATGCCACGGCTGCAAGGTTACAAAGGGAAGGTAAAGAGGAAGATTTGGGACAAAACCGTCCGCTAGACATCCATCGCTTAAATCCGATTGGTAAAGCGATGTTGATCACATAGTACACTTAGGTGATTTACAAGGATACGTCACCCGATGTCGATAGCCAACGACATGAAACATTGATTAAGTTTCTGGAGAAAACCTTGgtaatttactccctccgtccacaaaaaatagacaaatttgttgatggcacaagttttaataaaaaattagtaaagtaagagcgaTAGAGAAAAGGTAGGTATAGTATgatagagagaagaaaaaataggCAAAATACGATAGataaacatttcatttttagaaatagAACCATTTTTTGCGGATACTCCAAAACGGCAAAATTACACTATTTTCGTGGACGAAAGAAGTATATTTTACAAGTACTTCCTTTGTTcctgaaaatttgtctcattttattttctctactcattttttaaaattgatactccctccgtcccaaaataattgtcactcttttcatttcggtccgtcccacaataattgtttcacttcatttttaccataaatggtaagtaagtCTCACgtttcactaactcacttcactcacattttattataaaaccaatataaaaagtgggtctcacattcctctaactttttcaaccaactttttttttacatttcttaaaactcgtgcccataATAAGAGTTACAATTATTGTGCGACGAAgtgagtaataaatagttaaatggagatatagtaaagtaagagagagaataacgtagatgagaatcttctctacattattctctctcatactttatattCTCTCAACataaactatttattactccctccgtccatgaaaaatagagcacatttgtcatttttggttgtccacaaaaaatagagcacattaaAAAAGgtaaagttttcaacaacttctctcttacttttttcccttgctcttactaataatatggaccccacattccactaaccctacttttatcttacttttttttcttttctcttactttaccaattccatattaaaactcgtgtcatttacaatgtatcctatttttcgtggatggagggagtataattttttcaaacgagttcagaaaatgaaatgtgacaaattttcggggacggatgaagtactttttaaatttattatttgttttgctTAGTGTTTGATCTAGTAGTAATTTTGAACtttaacttatttttttttacgaatattgtattataaatatatgcaaattgaagaataaaatttatgaaatataaaaaattgtttgtaattaaaatattttgtacCCATATAATTTGAAATGTTCCAACAGAAAGTTTAAATAATAGTGAAAATGGGatcactaagagcatccactataggagAGAATGGGGCGGACAAAAATTTGGGGCTATTgtggggcggtctatagtgCAGCAAACGTCCGCCCCGTGGCGGACAAGAAAAATGGGGCGAGGGTGGGGCGGTGGAGTGTGGCGAAATGGGGCGATGGGTGGGGCGGTGGTGGGGGCCGCGGGGCGAAATGGGGCGATGGGTGGGGCGGTGGAGTGTGGCGAAATGGGGCGATGGGTGGGGCGATGGTGGGGGCCGCGGGGCGAAATGGGGCGATGGGTGGGGCGGTGGAGTGTGGCGAAATGGGGCGATGGGTGGGGCCGCGGGGCGAAATGGGGCGAGGGTGGGGCGGTGGAGTGTGGCGAAATGGGGCGATGGGTGGGGCGATGGTGGGGGCCGCGGGGCGAAATGGGGCGATGGGTGGGGCGGTATAtagtggagacgacgaatcccccggctcgcacgaatcgggatatggtggcaatccttcccagccgtcgggatatggcggcgtACCGTCGGGATATAGTGGCGtaccgtcgggatatggcggctttCCGTCTCAGCCATGGAGTTGGAATCAACCTCCCCCGGCATGGGCCTCGAGTCCAACTCCGCCACCATCTCAGCCTTGGAGGTCTTCTCCCACCCAACCTTTGCCGAGGAATCTGAGCcgctcggcgtttggagattacacACCCAACCTCGACTCGCTTAACCATCCCCGTccggagacccctttccaatccagtcaatctcctttcaccgatgcagatcaagacgcattgGATACGATGATGGATCTGCTCAGTTCCGGCTTACCGGATACGCCCGTTACGACGAGAGTCGGAGGGTCCCAACGCGGTGGCGGTGGAGGATCGGGCAATGTCAGCGGAGCTGGCGGATCGGGCAGCGGCGTCGGCTCCGGTGGCGGTTCGCAAAGCGGCTCAGTTCAAGTCGAAAAAAAAGCCCATccactacaccaaagcggagtccgttgctgtggcgagggcgtgggatgccgCCACATCAGACTCCATAttgggcaccgatcagaccgagtttagcttttggaagcgcgtcATGCAGGCgtacaacgagttcaaacctcgCGACTCCCACCCTCGTGACGGGGAACAGCTCCGCAagaagtggtctaggattctgccgGCGACCCGGCGGTTCGCgggcatataccagaacaacctgCTCCATGCGGAGAGTGGCCGCAGCGAGGCTGACGTGAAAGAACTTTCGATGGAGCAATACCGCACGCTCGACAATTcgaagttcacaatgtgggaAGAGTTTCTAGTTCTCCAGGACTGCCCaaaattcaaggccatctgtgcCCAAGAGCAGAGTCCGGCGACGAAGCGGACAAGACACAACAttgccggggactacagcagcggcagcggctcgcAATCGTTCGACCTGAACGAAGAGCAAGCCGCAGAGCCCtccgctacacactctaggcgcgCCCGCCCTCCGGGACAACGTGCCTTTATCAGACGCGCTAGAGAAGCCGGCGGTTCCTCCCGTCAATCGTCGGCGGCTTCTGGATCGCGCGCCCCGCAGCCAGCGTCTATACCTCCTTCAAGGGCCCCTTTTGCCAGTGCGGTCTTGAAGGATACCGTATATGTGCAGCTGGCGCACGAATTGAATGATGCCTGCAGCAAATACGAGACGGCAACCGACCCGTACATCAAGAATATATACTCCGACCTCATACGTCGGATCCAGCGCCGTCTGCGCTTGGCTGATGAGGGTCCTGGGGCAGCGGATGCCGGCGGCAACGAGGGAGACGTTGAAGGCGATGGAGAAGGCGACggagatgaggaagaggaatcGGACGACTCCACCGATTAGACGGTGGcggcgtttttatttgtatttttttttacgttcgttgtataattttacctttgccaatacaacgaatattcggtctcaattacctcgttttgtaaatatttcaattcAGCTGATTTAAAAACTTCAacgaaaaaagtaaaataaaaattgattataaaattttgagaCTATTGGAATTGTCCGCCTATAATGAGGCAATGGaggaaaaaattggggctatggattAAAAAAGTGGGGCTGTGGAAAAAAAATGGGGCTGAGCGATTGAAAGCATTCGCCGATGCTTGATGTGAATTTAACCAAAGCATTCGCCGATGCTTGATGTGAATTTAACCAAATCACAATTGTAGATGGACAGTCACGGGATTCACTGCCATGAAAATAGTAAAGAAATAAATGACTTTGATGATGAAATGCTGTGATATTTCATTGTAGCATCTTTTCTCTGTCCATCAATCACCATCACAAATCTTTTCTCAATTTCATTTCTCCTTTCATCAATACAACCTACCTCTCTATCCACTAGACTAGACTCACGAGCTCTTTCATTTTCTAATTAAATATTGGGAGTTTTCTTTTTGCAAGGACAATGAACAAGCAACCGAAATTTATCTGTGGTTTTTACACGTAAATCTCTCATTTTTAAAATGGTATTCCTTTTCTCCTAGCGAGAAtcgtatttcttttttacatggattttaagaaattttaagaaaatttagtggaaaaaaaattagtgaaattagaatttcacttgtatatattaatttaaaatgataAGTGAGTGAAATGTATGGCCtatttactatttatagtaTTATGAACCAGGACTCCTATTAATAGACagatcaaaatagaaaaacgggactcccATCGCGGATAGAGACTGTGTTTCTTTTTGAGACGTCCTAATAAAGTtgaatcatttcctttttctgacaaaataaaatatctaatcatttttatttattctatcATCTACTTTtactctctctcatctctcctaCTATTTTCCTTtgtcttattttactttatttttatttaattcatttaccactatttcttaatcttcgtgtcTAAAATTTTTGATCCAACTTAATtggtacggagggagtactttcttTACTAAGATAAACATACTATTTGTGATTAAGATTGCAATATAAACAAAGACAGATGAACAAGTGAATATGTGCAGAGCCTTtttcctagcggcaaggagcttaaacattattgcatgaggtgccgagttccagccctcttgacatcagttgtaatttcatcatatctATAGCATAGGTACACACTGCATTCTCTTTGCGTCCTAGTGTAATTGTTAGTTTGTTTATTGGCAGAAAATTCTTTATTAGGATAAGACTCATTCTTCActgataatattttaattattttttatcttttttatattttattaattatgcattaaaatccgtaccCTAAAATCTTTGGCAATCAAAAATATATGGGACGATGAGAGTATTACACTACTTCGTTAATGATTTTTCCACACTATTATAATTTAGTCAATATATAGTGGATCATGTTACAAGATGCATTGCTATATCCGATTAAGTGGACTATATTCATATCTTAATCCATAGAATTCTACAATAGTTTCTTGCTACTCATATTCAAATTAACAAGTCATGAAAACAAAATAGAATATGTAGAACAAAACTTCAACACCCTTGGATGTAAGAATCAATGATTGGAGTCTCTTTCTTGGAAGACGGGAAGCTTCGCTCTTGATTTCTCCATCTTCACTCTTTAGTATAGGTAAGTTCTCTACTAGATCGTAAAAGAGCTATATAAGATGTGAAAAACGTTTATGGGTagaaaatataatagaaaaaagTAATTCATGTATGCGCCTTAATAGACCCATTCGTGTGGACTAGTTGAATGGATTGATACCGTCTCGGGTAGTCTTCTCGAGAGTTTGCCTAGCTGGATCCAATCGGGTGGTTTCCAGGTATCAATTCCCACCCAGTCGGGTAGGACTATATGGAGTTCCATCTTCTCCAGCCGACCAATTAGTGAACTTAATTTGGTGCTTGAATTGCATCAAGTCTGATTTAAATATCTGGATAACGCCTTTATTCCATCTGAACGGGTGAAATTTCAAGCCGAACTCCTAGCCAATCGGGTGGTTTCCAGGTATTAATTCTCACCCAGTCGGGTAGGACTATATGGAGTTCCATCTTCTCCAGCCGACCAATTAGTGGACTTAATTTGGTGCTTGAATTGCATCAAGTCTGATTTAAATATCGGGATAATGCCTTTATTCCACCTGAACGAGTGAAATTTCAAGCCGAACTCCTAGCCGATCGAGTAAGAGTCTTTGATTATGACCTTGTATCATTTGGACATCCATTCTTCCTCCGTTTAACGCCTTTTCACCTATTCTCtcacataaattaaataatttcgttAGAAtaccaaatttataaaattgacTAGAATCTAACCATCAAATTGTAAAACTTAATAACAAGTATACTAAACAATTCTAATTATCTATTTTCACCTATTTGTTGTTTCCcagattaattataaataattaatttatttgtctGAACTTGTGGTTTGATGTGATTTATTCGCCCCAAATTTGagataaataaattttggagCGATGATTAATTAATAGTTAAAGGTAAAGTTGAGGGGAATTGTTGGGATATCAAATTCAGTAATATGGGTGGGGGTGTTTAGGGATTTCTCCATAATATCAGTACTTAAttgcaaaatcaaaatcagaagcaacataaaacataaaattaacgTTGATCCAACCAAACAAACAAATTCAGGATTATCATCTATCGCCAGAAACCCTAATTCAGAGCTACAAAATCAAGAGATATAAGATATGGTCGGCCACGTTTCAGTGGAAGTAGCGAAGACGGTGATTGAGGTCGCTGACGTGGCATGGACCGCCGTGGAGAgctgccaccaccacctccaccacgaCGGCCCGAAGGCATCACCGCCAGAATCGAAAGAAAGAGCTGATTTTGATATCGAATGTATACGAGCGGAAAATGAACGACTTCGTCTATTGCTTGAAAAAAACCTCAATCTTCTACAGGAGATATCAAGTTCACCTACCTTGATGCATAATTGCCCATCTAATGTGCTAATTactaattattagtattattttcaaattattcGAATTTGGGGAAATTAGTGTGAAGTTTTGATGAATTGCAGCTTAATGATCGGATTCTGGATACTGTTCAGTCGGAGAGCTTCGTGAATGAGCTTGAATTCCTCCGTCAAAACACCACCTGCACATTTCCGTTTGATGAGCCATCTGGTTTTGCCTATTTTTCTTAAGTCTTATGTTTGTTTGTCTGTGTTTAACTTGATATGCTGGGGCAAGTTCCATCCGTTGCAGTATACTAATGAATAACTCATGCTCATGTTACTAATATATCTATTTGAAGTTTTATGGATTGTATGCTAAATATTTCTGCTAGTGTTTCTGGTTCAACACATGTTTCTTGATTATACATCTATGCTACTGTTAAAATGTTTTGATTTGTGTCGATATCAGTGGCATATATGATTGTATATCTTACCAAAACGTTTGGTAATGTAATCAGGCGCAGATCTGGAGAAAGCAGAAATCTTGATCAACATGGATCACGAAGAGCCAAGTTGGTGGGTCTGGGTCTCTGATGATATGGTCACTAAAAATACTGAAGAGAAGAGTGGAATTGACAATGAAAATTATGTATTTGTAACTGAGGAGCATGTGGTGGATGGAGTTGCTACCTTTTTGGCAAGATGCATCTTGGCGAACCCAAATTCAGTGGTTTGTAACCTGACGTTGATCCGCTTTCTGTTATATATCTTGTTATAAATCTACATATTGTTTAGCTTCACAGTTAATGCTATTTATTCTGGCAATGCAGAATTTGACTCCTTCGGAGCTACAGAAAGGTAGGATCATTTTCCTGATTCTAAGAGTAAATACACACAATAACACACATGAAAAACATATTGTTGACCTGAAGACTAATATCTTTGCCAACTCCAACCCTCATGCGAGCATTGCCATATTTGGTGCCCTCATTggtattttatattttgcaGCCCTAATGAAAGCTCTGAAAGGAATGAATAAATTAGAGAAAATGGTAGACATTTGGCATGCTGGAAAGCTATTTTACACCCTAGCCATGTGGGGTCTTGCCCTAGCGAGGTAAGTATCGAAATTCTAAGAGCAGTTCCACTGCCAGTTAAGTTCAATCTATTTAATTTGTATACACCCCTCTGAAACTGCTGCATTTCTGGAACATCCCACTTGGTAGTACATAGCTTTGATTTGGCTAACCTCAAACTGAATAATATGTTCATAAATGCTAACATACCAAAGCAAGCATAAGGCTGATATAATTGGAAACATCATGATCATAAGTAGAATCATTCAAATTCCAAGTAAACAAGATACCAAGATAGCAAACTACAGTTTAGATGTTTTCCTTTTTGTACTTTttagatttgattttatttgatcCTTGCCTACAGTTCATGTAATAGTACAACTGAGGCATACGGGAATCGTAAATACCACCATCCAAATTGGGCCAAATTAGAATTACTATTTGCTTTAGCTGATGATGTATAAAAAATATTCACCAGTGAAATGAAGTTTGAAGTTGAATGAGGAAATACCAGCTTTAAGGAGAAAAAATCTATGAATAAATGTTTCAGTGGCCATTGATTAATTTTAGCCTTTTAGGAGATTCTTTGTTTTAGATGCAAAGTTATCACTGCAAATTAACATGGTACTAGTAACCTAAGAATTACTAACATGGGTCTTCTTTCACTGCAACCtcttataattttcattttgtcCTCTACTCGAGGAGCCAGACTGACAGTTTATGTAAAAATTGGAATGTGAAAATTTGGTTTCTTTCTCCTTTGTGCTGGGGGTTCATGATCTTATATGCCATTTCAGTTGAGATGTTCGGGGAGTAAGTTGATCTTATCAATTGAAATTCCTTTTTTTCAGTTTATACCAAGGTCGTGCTATTCTGAGACTCGCTACACTTGGGGTTCACCACTCGAGCAAAGCAGCTCTGAAGATCCTTTAAGAATTGCCTTCGTCTAATGGCAAAACTTTCCTCTAATGTACATGTGTAAGAAAGATTGCCAGGGGTTGGATTGTTCCTCTATGTATGTTCCTATTATTTGATTTCTTCATGTTCAACTTCTGTAAAATATTACGTTCTTTGTCAAATGTATATAAAGTGTGACTAATTTGATAGAATTTCAGACTCTGAAACCGCCCAATACCCCTGAAACTCTGTGTATAAATTTCTGCATCTCAATATCAGCAACCAGCaatccttagagcatccgcaacgcgtctcgttgccatctctatctcgtctcggcgagacgagacggcatcgagacggcgttgcagccccgcgtctcgtcccggtctcggCGACCGTCTCATcccagctcgccacgcgccagcgccacgtggcgcgtgctggcgctaggcgtgacgtccactcgccggcccgcgagtgggcgtcgtcattgctgacgcaataaatcattttttttaaaattcgattttaataaaaaataaataaataaaaaacggtcatatgaccgttcaacggtcattttaattttttttttcttttttactctataaatactcctctttcatcctcattatacacaaaaacacacatctattcttctcaaattatctccatttcctctccaatttttatCTCACCTCCGATTTTCATCtcaaaaatgtccggcgacggaaatgAGGGCGGCTCCGGCGCATATGACTTGAACGCGTTTGGCGattggggggcatgtacaatgtctttggtggttccggttccggttcgtcgacgtcggcggcgtaccaaccacctcattttgatgtggatgcatacgttcatccctccgccccgaggtatggacaatcgcagggattatcccaaattagggaggattttccggatgaacacaatccggaaggaggacgcggcggtggaatatcttttaatgatcttctaagtcttttttgtcaacacttgtaagttgtaaatttgtaattgttgtaacttgtaattgttgtaacttatattaaaaattttcgatttataattgttgtaacttgtaattgttgtaagtaacttgtaattgttgtaagtaacttgtatttaaatttttcgatttgtaattgttgtaatttgtaattttaaagttgtaatttgtaatgttaagtaataagttgtaatttgcaattttgaagttgtaatttgtaattttaagttgtaaattgtaaattttaagttgtaatttgtaattttaaagttgtaatttgcaattttaccgttgtaatttgcaattttaccgttgtaatttgcaattttaccgttgccccgatcaccaccacgacgagatgaagacatgatattatggaaattggaagtagagaatagagagtagtgtttatgtgaatatgataatgcgaacaagaacaacgtgagtaaattatgagcgcaaataacgtaaacaacttgagagaatgaggatggagaatagagaaattgagattgagagagaaattcttatcaacacaagaatgggataagtagaaaatgaagaggagggggtatttataggggaaaaatgtgattaaaaaaaagaaaaaaaaagaaaaaatttcaaatttcaaatttcaaaattttgaaatccggcggaaccgccggtttactccttgaaccgccggtttttggtcagaaaccgccggtttcgtcaacaattttcttttttactctataaatactcctctttcatcctcattatacacaaaaacacacatctattcttctcaaattatctccatttcctctccaatttttatCTCACTCccattttcatctcaaaaatgtccggcgacggaaacgagGGCGGCTTCGGCGCATATGACTTGAACGCGTTTGGCGattggggggcatgtacaatgt
Encoded here:
- the LOC121755768 gene encoding uncharacterized protein LOC121755768, with translation MVGHVSVEVAKTVIEVADVAWTAVESCHHHLHHDGPKASPPESKERADFDIECIRAENERLRLLLEKNLNLLQEISSSPTLMHNCPSNLNDRILDTVQSESFVNELEFLRQNTTCTFPFDEPSGADLEKAEILINMDHEEPSWWVWVSDDMVTKNTEEKSGIDNENYVFVTEEHVVDGVATFLARCILANPNSVNLTPSELQKALMKALKGMNKLEKMVDIWHAGKLFYTLAMWGLALASLYQGRAILRLATLGVHHSSKAALKIL